A single genomic interval of Streptomyces sp. 1222.5 harbors:
- a CDS encoding MTH1187 family thiamine-binding protein, protein MIVAFSVTPLGVGEDVGEYVADAVRVVRESGLPHRTDAMFTSIEGEWDEVMAVVRRAVAAVEARAPRVSLVLKADIRPGVTDGLTSKVETVERYLAQ, encoded by the coding sequence ATGATCGTCGCCTTCTCCGTGACGCCCCTCGGGGTCGGTGAGGACGTGGGGGAGTACGTCGCCGACGCCGTCCGCGTGGTCCGCGAGTCGGGACTGCCCCACCGCACCGACGCGATGTTCACCTCGATCGAGGGCGAGTGGGACGAGGTCATGGCCGTCGTACGGCGTGCCGTGGCCGCCGTCGAGGCCCGTGCCCCGCGCGTCTCGCTGGTCCTCAAGGCGGACATCCGGCCCGGTGTGACCGACGGCCTCACCTCCAAGGTGGAGACCGTGGAGCGGTACCTGGCGCAGTGA
- a CDS encoding DUF3817 domain-containing protein: MDIKTATALRRLRLVSAPEAVSFLILLLCSVLKRTTDFNAVPVMGAIHGVLFVLYVIFWADAWNRTKWPLGTAALYFVLSVLPTGGFFAERKLRREAEDAVIAARARKEGVVNV; encoded by the coding sequence GTGGACATCAAGACCGCCACCGCCCTCCGCCGCCTCCGCCTGGTCTCCGCCCCCGAGGCCGTGTCCTTCCTGATCCTGCTCCTGTGCTCGGTGCTGAAGCGGACCACGGACTTCAACGCGGTCCCCGTGATGGGCGCGATCCACGGTGTGCTGTTCGTCCTCTACGTGATCTTCTGGGCGGACGCCTGGAACCGCACCAAGTGGCCCCTGGGCACCGCGGCCCTCTACTTCGTCCTCTCGGTGCTGCCCACCGGCGGCTTCTTCGCCGAGCGCAAGCTGCGCCGTGAGGCCGAGGACGCGGTCATCGCGGCCCGCGCCCGCAAGGAAGGGGTCGTGAACGTATGA
- a CDS encoding AIM24 family protein, with protein MFRLQGSKVLAVDMTGDAVKAKNGSMVAYDGQMAFKKLSGGGEGLRGMVTRRLTGEQMTVMEVKGQGTCWFADRASEINLVALRGDRLYVESSNLLATDAGLRTGTTFTGLRGASQGNGLFTTTVEGHGQAAIMSDGPAVVLRVSPQYPLTVDPGAYIAHQGEVRQSFQSGVTFRTFFGEGGGEAFQIRFEGDGLVYVQPSERNTIAGDL; from the coding sequence ATGTTCCGACTCCAAGGCAGCAAGGTGCTGGCCGTCGACATGACCGGGGACGCCGTGAAGGCCAAGAACGGCTCGATGGTCGCGTACGACGGTCAGATGGCCTTCAAGAAGCTGAGCGGCGGCGGCGAGGGGCTGCGCGGGATGGTGACCCGGCGGCTCACCGGCGAACAGATGACGGTGATGGAGGTGAAGGGGCAGGGGACCTGCTGGTTCGCGGACCGCGCGTCCGAGATCAACCTGGTCGCCCTCCGGGGGGACAGGCTCTACGTCGAGTCGAGCAATCTGCTGGCGACGGACGCGGGGCTGAGGACGGGCACGACGTTCACGGGGCTGCGCGGCGCCTCGCAGGGCAACGGGCTCTTCACGACGACCGTCGAGGGGCACGGCCAGGCGGCGATCATGTCCGACGGCCCGGCGGTCGTGCTGCGGGTCAGCCCGCAGTACCCGCTGACCGTCGACCCGGGCGCCTACATCGCCCACCAGGGCGAGGTGCGGCAGTCCTTCCAGTCCGGTGTGACGTTCCGCACGTTCTTCGGGGAGGGCGGCGGCGAGGCGTTCCAGATCCGCTTCGAGGGCGACGGCCTGGTGTACGTGCAGCCGAGCGAGCGGAACACGATCGCGGGGGACCTGTGA
- a CDS encoding AIM24 family protein — translation MTFREINSKMVEATVLPGQRLYSQRGAMLAYKGEVSFTPDIQGGQGGLMSMLGRRVAGEATPLMSVEGSGTVFFGHGGHHVHVISLSGDTLYVEADRLLAFEGTLQQGTMFMGSQGGVMGLVRGQVTGQGLFTTTLRGNGSVAVMAHGGVFELPVTPQRPVHVDPQAYVAHYGDVRNKLSTALGWRDMVGRGSGEAFQLELSGNGTVFVQASEERL, via the coding sequence ATGACCTTCCGAGAGATCAACTCCAAGATGGTCGAGGCGACGGTGCTGCCGGGGCAGCGGCTGTACAGCCAGCGCGGGGCCATGCTCGCCTACAAGGGGGAGGTGTCCTTCACCCCCGACATCCAGGGCGGTCAGGGCGGGCTGATGTCGATGCTCGGGCGACGGGTGGCCGGCGAGGCGACGCCGCTCATGTCGGTCGAGGGCAGCGGCACGGTCTTCTTCGGGCACGGCGGCCACCACGTCCATGTCATCAGCCTTTCCGGCGACACCCTCTACGTGGAGGCGGACCGCCTGCTCGCCTTCGAGGGCACCCTCCAGCAGGGCACGATGTTCATGGGCTCGCAGGGCGGCGTCATGGGCCTGGTCCGGGGCCAGGTCACCGGGCAGGGACTGTTCACCACCACCCTGCGGGGCAACGGCTCGGTGGCCGTGATGGCGCACGGCGGCGTCTTCGAGCTCCCGGTCACCCCGCAGCGCCCGGTCCACGTCGACCCGCAGGCCTACGTCGCCCACTACGGGGACGTGCGCAACAAGCTGTCCACCGCGCTCGGGTGGCGCGACATGGTGGGCCGCGGCTCCGGCGAGGCCTTCCAGCTGGAGCTGAGCGGCAACGGCACGGTGTTCGTCCAGGCGTCGGAGGAAAGGCTGTGA